A stretch of the Gracilinanus agilis isolate LMUSP501 chromosome 4, AgileGrace, whole genome shotgun sequence genome encodes the following:
- the SRRT gene encoding serrate RNA effector molecule homolog isoform X8, whose translation MGDSDDEYDRRRRDKFRRERSDYDRSRERDERRRGDDWNDREWDRGRDRRSRGEYRDYDRNRRERFSPPRHELSPPQKRMRRDWDEHSSDPYHSGYEMPYAGGGGGPTYGPPQPWGHPDVHIMQHHVLPIQARLGSIAEIDLGVPPPVMKTFKEFLLSLDDSVDETEAVKRYNDYKLEFRRQQMQDFFLAHKDEEWFRSKYHPDEVGKRRQEARGALQNRLQVFLSLMDSGWFDNLLLDIDKADAIIKMLDAAVIKMEGGTEHDLRILDQEEEEEQSGKPGEPGKKEEGRGGLGLADGDRKTDKDDKEDSKQTENDSTSDDKAKKPDGDGEKDEKKEEPEKEAKKSSKKRNRKHSGDDSFDEGSVSESESEPESVRAEEEKDEAEAAKEKEKPKEEEREKPKEKPKETLGLEFKPRPLHKTCSLFMRNIAPNIPRAEIISLCKKYPGFMRVALSEPQPERRFFRRGWVTFDRSVNIKEICWNLQNIRLRECELSPGVNRDLTRRVRNVNGITQHKQIVRNDIKLAAKLIHTLDDRTQLWGAESGTPPLPTSLPSQNPILKNITDYLIEEVSAEEEELLGNSGGGGPPEEPPKEGNPAEINVERDEKLLKVLDKLLLYLRIVHSLDYYNTCEYPNEDEMPNRCGIIHVRGPVPPNRISHGEVVEWQKTFEEKLTPLLSVRESLSEDEAQKMGRKDPEQEVEKFVTSNTQELGKDKWLCPLSGKKFKGPEFVRKHIFNKHAEKIEEVKKEVAFFNNFLTDAKRPALPEVKPAQPPGPAQSLTGLPYPHQTPQGLMPYGQPRPPILGYGAAAVRPTVPTGGPPYGGPHAPYGAGRGNYDSFRGQGGYPGKPRNRMVRGDPRAIVEYRDLDAPEDVDFF comes from the exons ATGGGTGACAGCGATGATGAGTATGACCGAAGGCGAAGGGACAAGTTCAGAAGAGAACGAAGTGATTATGATCGTTCaagggagagagatgagagacgGAGAGGAGATGACTGGAATGACCG AGAATGGGACCGTGGGCGAGATAGGAGAAGTAGGGGAGAGTATCGTGACTACGATAGAAATCGTCGTGAACGTTTTTCTCCACCTCGTCATGAACTCAGTCCTCCACAAAAGCGAATGAGGCGAGACTG GGATGAGCACAGCTCTGACCCATACCACAGTGGCTATGAGATGCCTTATGCTGGGGGAGGTGGAGGCCCAACTTATGGCCCTCCTCAGCCCTGGGGCCATCCAGATGTCCATATTATGCAACATCATGTACTACCCATCCAGGCCAG GCTGGGCAGCATCGCAGAAATCGACTTGGGTGTTCCACCACCTGTTATGAAGACCTTTAAGGAGTTTCTACTGTCACTGGATGATTCTGTGGATGAGACAGAAGCTGTTAAGCGCTACAATGATTACAAGCTGGAATTCCGGAGGCAGCAGATGCAGGACTTCTTTCTGGCTCATAAAGATGAGGAGTG gTTTAGGTCCAAATACCACCCTGATGAGGTGGGGAAGCGTCGGCAGGAGGCCCGAGGAGCCCTTCAGAACAGACTTCAGGTGTTCCTGTCTCTAATGGATAGTGGCTGGTTTGATAACCTCCTCTTGGACATTGACAAGGCTGATGCCATCATCAAGATGCTGGATGCAG CTGTGATTAAGATGGAAGGAGGCACAGAACATGATCTCCGGATTCTggaccaggaggaggaggaagagcagtcAGGGAAACCTGGAGAACCTGGCAAGAAAGAAGAAGGCCGGGGAGGCTTAGGGCTTGCTGATGGGGATCGAAAAACTGATAAAGATGATAAAGAGGACAGCAAACAG ACTGAGAATGACAGTACATCTGATGATAAAGCCAAAAAACCTGATGGTGATggagagaaagatgagaagaaagaagagccTGAGAAAGAGGCTAAGAAG AGCAGTAAGAAGCGGAACCGGAAGCACAGTGGGGATGACAGCTTCGATGAAGGTAGCGTGTCTGAGTCTGAATCTGAGCCAGAGAGTGTCCGGGCTGAGGAGGAGAAGGACGAAGCTG AAGCTGCCAAGGAGAAGGAAAAGCCCAAGGAAGAAGAGCGAGAGAAACCTAAAGAGAAGCCCAAGGAAACGTTAGGATTGGAATTCAAACCCCGACCCCTGCACAAGACTTGTTCTCTCTTCATGCGAAACATTGCACCCAATATCCCTCGGGCTGAGATTATTTCT CTATGTAAGAAATACCCAGGCTTCATGCGTGTGGCTTTGTCAGAACCCCAGCCTGAGAGGAG ATTTTTCCGTCGGGGTTGGGTGACATTTGATCGAAGTGTTAACATCAAGGAAATCTGTTGGAACTTGCAGAATATCAGG CTTCGGGAATGTGAGCTGAGCCCTGGTGTGAATCGAGACCTAACTCGACGGGTTCGAAATGTCAATGGCATCACTCAACACAAACAGATTGTGCGAAATGACATCAAGCTGGCTGCCAAGCTGATTCACACACTGGATGATAGGACCCAACTCTGGGGAGCTGAGTCTGGGACTCCTCCCTTGCCCACG AGCCTGCCCTCTCAGAATCCAATCCTGAAGAATATCACTGATTATCTGATTGAGGAAGTGAGTGCTGAAGAGGAAGAGCTTCTGGGGAATAGTGGAGGTGGGGGGCCCCCTGAAGAGCCTCCCAAAGAGGGGAATCCAGCTGAGATTAATGTGGAACGAGATGAGAAGCTGCTTAAG GTTCTTGACAAACTCCTTCTGTACTTAAGAATTGTGCATTCTTTGGATTATTACAACACCTGTGAATATCCCAACGAGGATGAAATGCCTAACAGATGTGGCATCATTCATGTTCGAGGGCCTGTACCCCCAAATCGAATCAGCCATGGAGAAG TGGTAGAATGGCAGAAAACTTTTGAGGAGAAGCTGACGCCATTGTTGAGTGTTCGGGAGTCTTTGTCAGAGGATGAAGCCCAGAAGATGGGGCGGAAAGACCCTGAGCAGGAGGTGGAAAAATTTGTCACTTCCAACACCCAGGAGTTGGGCAAAGACAAGTGGCTATGCCCCCTCAGTGGCAAGAAATTCAAG GGCCCAGAGTTTGTACGTAAGCACATCTTCAACAAGCATgctgaaaaaattgaggaggTAAAGAAGGAGGTGGCTTTCTTTAACAATTTCCTTACTGATGCCAAGCGCCCTGCATTACCTGAAGTCAAGCCAGCTCAACCACCTGGTCCTGCTCAGA GCCTGACAGGACTCCCCTACCCACACCAGACGCCCCAGGGCCTGATGCCTTATGGTCAGCCCAGGCCACCTATCCTTGGCTATGGAG CTGCTGCAGTCCGTCCCACAGTCCCTACAGGAGGACCCCCATATGGTGGCCCCCATGCTCCATATGGTGCTGGTCGAGGCAACTATGACTCATTCCGAGGCCAGGGTGGTTATCCTGGGAAACCCCGAAACCG GATGGTTCGTGGTGACCCAAGGGCAATTGTGGAATATCGTGACTTGGATGCCCCTGAAGATGTTGATTTCTTCTGA
- the SRRT gene encoding serrate RNA effector molecule homolog isoform X9, which translates to MGDSDDEYDRRRRDKFRRERSDYDRSRERDERRRGDDWNDREWDRGRDRRSRGEYRDYDRNRRERFSPPRHELSPPQKRMRRDWDEHSSDPYHSGYEMPYAGGGGGPTYGPPQPWGHPDVHIMQHHVLPIQARPPDRAPPRLGSIAEIDLGVPPPVMKTFKEFLLSLDDSVDETEAVKRYNDYKLEFRRQQMQDFFLAHKDEEWFRSKYHPDEVGKRRQEARGALQNRLQVFLSLMDSGWFDNLLLDIDKADAIIKMLDAAVIKMEGGTEHDLRILDQEEEEEQSGKPGEPGKKEEGRGGLGLADGDRKTDKDDKEDSKQTENDSTSDDKAKKPDGDGEKDEKKEEPEKEAKKSSKKRNRKHSGDDSFDEEEAAKEKEKPKEEEREKPKEKPKETLGLEFKPRPLHKTCSLFMRNIAPNIPRAEIISLCKKYPGFMRVALSEPQPERRFFRRGWVTFDRSVNIKEICWNLQNIRLRECELSPGVNRDLTRRVRNVNGITQHKQIVRNDIKLAAKLIHTLDDRTQLWGAESGTPPLPTSLPSQNPILKNITDYLIEEVSAEEEELLGNSGGGGPPEEPPKEGNPAEINVERDEKLLKVLDKLLLYLRIVHSLDYYNTCEYPNEDEMPNRCGIIHVRGPVPPNRISHGEVVEWQKTFEEKLTPLLSVRESLSEDEAQKMGRKDPEQEVEKFVTSNTQELGKDKWLCPLSGKKFKGPEFVRKHIFNKHAEKIEEVKKEVAFFNNFLTDAKRPALPEVKPAQPPGPAQIIHVPVRAVLPPGLTGLPYPHQTPQGLMPYGQPRPPILGYGAAAVRPTVPTGGPPYGGPHAPYGAGRGNYDSFRGQGGYPGKPRNRMVRGDPRAIVEYRDLDAPEDVDFF; encoded by the exons ATGGGTGACAGCGATGATGAGTATGACCGAAGGCGAAGGGACAAGTTCAGAAGAGAACGAAGTGATTATGATCGTTCaagggagagagatgagagacgGAGAGGAGATGACTGGAATGACCG AGAATGGGACCGTGGGCGAGATAGGAGAAGTAGGGGAGAGTATCGTGACTACGATAGAAATCGTCGTGAACGTTTTTCTCCACCTCGTCATGAACTCAGTCCTCCACAAAAGCGAATGAGGCGAGACTG GGATGAGCACAGCTCTGACCCATACCACAGTGGCTATGAGATGCCTTATGCTGGGGGAGGTGGAGGCCCAACTTATGGCCCTCCTCAGCCCTGGGGCCATCCAGATGTCCATATTATGCAACATCATGTACTACCCATCCAGGCCAG ACCCCCCGACCGGGCCCCCCCCAGGCTGGGCAGCATCGCAGAAATCGACTTGGGTGTTCCACCACCTGTTATGAAGACCTTTAAGGAGTTTCTACTGTCACTGGATGATTCTGTGGATGAGACAGAAGCTGTTAAGCGCTACAATGATTACAAGCTGGAATTCCGGAGGCAGCAGATGCAGGACTTCTTTCTGGCTCATAAAGATGAGGAGTG gTTTAGGTCCAAATACCACCCTGATGAGGTGGGGAAGCGTCGGCAGGAGGCCCGAGGAGCCCTTCAGAACAGACTTCAGGTGTTCCTGTCTCTAATGGATAGTGGCTGGTTTGATAACCTCCTCTTGGACATTGACAAGGCTGATGCCATCATCAAGATGCTGGATGCAG CTGTGATTAAGATGGAAGGAGGCACAGAACATGATCTCCGGATTCTggaccaggaggaggaggaagagcagtcAGGGAAACCTGGAGAACCTGGCAAGAAAGAAGAAGGCCGGGGAGGCTTAGGGCTTGCTGATGGGGATCGAAAAACTGATAAAGATGATAAAGAGGACAGCAAACAG ACTGAGAATGACAGTACATCTGATGATAAAGCCAAAAAACCTGATGGTGATggagagaaagatgagaagaaagaagagccTGAGAAAGAGGCTAAGAAG AGCAGTAAGAAGCGGAACCGGAAGCACAGTGGGGATGACAGCTTCGATGAAG AAGAAGCTGCCAAGGAGAAGGAAAAGCCCAAGGAAGAAGAGCGAGAGAAACCTAAAGAGAAGCCCAAGGAAACGTTAGGATTGGAATTCAAACCCCGACCCCTGCACAAGACTTGTTCTCTCTTCATGCGAAACATTGCACCCAATATCCCTCGGGCTGAGATTATTTCT CTATGTAAGAAATACCCAGGCTTCATGCGTGTGGCTTTGTCAGAACCCCAGCCTGAGAGGAG ATTTTTCCGTCGGGGTTGGGTGACATTTGATCGAAGTGTTAACATCAAGGAAATCTGTTGGAACTTGCAGAATATCAGG CTTCGGGAATGTGAGCTGAGCCCTGGTGTGAATCGAGACCTAACTCGACGGGTTCGAAATGTCAATGGCATCACTCAACACAAACAGATTGTGCGAAATGACATCAAGCTGGCTGCCAAGCTGATTCACACACTGGATGATAGGACCCAACTCTGGGGAGCTGAGTCTGGGACTCCTCCCTTGCCCACG AGCCTGCCCTCTCAGAATCCAATCCTGAAGAATATCACTGATTATCTGATTGAGGAAGTGAGTGCTGAAGAGGAAGAGCTTCTGGGGAATAGTGGAGGTGGGGGGCCCCCTGAAGAGCCTCCCAAAGAGGGGAATCCAGCTGAGATTAATGTGGAACGAGATGAGAAGCTGCTTAAG GTTCTTGACAAACTCCTTCTGTACTTAAGAATTGTGCATTCTTTGGATTATTACAACACCTGTGAATATCCCAACGAGGATGAAATGCCTAACAGATGTGGCATCATTCATGTTCGAGGGCCTGTACCCCCAAATCGAATCAGCCATGGAGAAG TGGTAGAATGGCAGAAAACTTTTGAGGAGAAGCTGACGCCATTGTTGAGTGTTCGGGAGTCTTTGTCAGAGGATGAAGCCCAGAAGATGGGGCGGAAAGACCCTGAGCAGGAGGTGGAAAAATTTGTCACTTCCAACACCCAGGAGTTGGGCAAAGACAAGTGGCTATGCCCCCTCAGTGGCAAGAAATTCAAG GGCCCAGAGTTTGTACGTAAGCACATCTTCAACAAGCATgctgaaaaaattgaggaggTAAAGAAGGAGGTGGCTTTCTTTAACAATTTCCTTACTGATGCCAAGCGCCCTGCATTACCTGAAGTCAAGCCAGCTCAACCACCTGGTCCTGCTCAGA TAATTCATGTTCCGGTCCGTGCTGTACTCCCCCCAGGCCTGACAGGACTCCCCTACCCACACCAGACGCCCCAGGGCCTGATGCCTTATGGTCAGCCCAGGCCACCTATCCTTGGCTATGGAG CTGCTGCAGTCCGTCCCACAGTCCCTACAGGAGGACCCCCATATGGTGGCCCCCATGCTCCATATGGTGCTGGTCGAGGCAACTATGACTCATTCCGAGGCCAGGGTGGTTATCCTGGGAAACCCCGAAACCG GATGGTTCGTGGTGACCCAAGGGCAATTGTGGAATATCGTGACTTGGATGCCCCTGAAGATGTTGATTTCTTCTGA
- the SRRT gene encoding serrate RNA effector molecule homolog isoform X4, which produces MGDSDDEYDRRRRDKFRRERSDYDRSRERDERRRGDDWNDREWDRGRDRRSRGEYRDYDRNRRERFSPPRHELSPPQKRMRRDWDEHSSDPYHSGYEMPYAGGGGGPTYGPPQPWGHPDVHIMQHHVLPIQARPPDRAPPRLGSIAEIDLGVPPPVMKTFKEFLLSLDDSVDETEAVKRYNDYKLEFRRQQMQDFFLAHKDEEWFRSKYHPDEVGKRRQEARGALQNRLQVFLSLMDSGWFDNLLLDIDKADAIIKMLDAAVIKMEGGTEHDLRILDQEEEEEQSGKPGEPGKKEEGRGGLGLADGDRKTDKDDKEDSKQTENDSTSDDKAKKPDGDGEKDEKKEEPEKEAKKSSKKRNRKHSGDDSFDEGSVSESESEPESVRAEEEKDEAEEAAKEKEKPKEEEREKPKEKPKETLGLEFKPRPLHKTCSLFMRNIAPNIPRAEIISLCKKYPGFMRVALSEPQPERRFFRRGWVTFDRSVNIKEICWNLQNIRLRECELSPGVNRDLTRRVRNVNGITQHKQIVRNDIKLAAKLIHTLDDRTQLWGAESGTPPLPTSLPSQNPILKNITDYLIEEVSAEEEELLGNSGGGGPPEEPPKEGNPAEINVERDEKLLKVLDKLLLYLRIVHSLDYYNTCEYPNEDEMPNRCGIIHVRGPVPPNRISHGEVVEWQKTFEEKLTPLLSVRESLSEDEAQKMGRKDPEQEVEKFVTSNTQELGKDKWLCPLSGKKFKGPEFVRKHIFNKHAEKIEEVKKEVAFFNNFLTDAKRPALPEVKPAQPPGPAQILPPGLTGLPYPHQTPQGLMPYGQPRPPILGYGAAAVRPTVPTGGPPYGGPHAPYGAGRGNYDSFRGQGGYPGKPRNRMVRGDPRAIVEYRDLDAPEDVDFF; this is translated from the exons ATGGGTGACAGCGATGATGAGTATGACCGAAGGCGAAGGGACAAGTTCAGAAGAGAACGAAGTGATTATGATCGTTCaagggagagagatgagagacgGAGAGGAGATGACTGGAATGACCG AGAATGGGACCGTGGGCGAGATAGGAGAAGTAGGGGAGAGTATCGTGACTACGATAGAAATCGTCGTGAACGTTTTTCTCCACCTCGTCATGAACTCAGTCCTCCACAAAAGCGAATGAGGCGAGACTG GGATGAGCACAGCTCTGACCCATACCACAGTGGCTATGAGATGCCTTATGCTGGGGGAGGTGGAGGCCCAACTTATGGCCCTCCTCAGCCCTGGGGCCATCCAGATGTCCATATTATGCAACATCATGTACTACCCATCCAGGCCAG ACCCCCCGACCGGGCCCCCCCCAGGCTGGGCAGCATCGCAGAAATCGACTTGGGTGTTCCACCACCTGTTATGAAGACCTTTAAGGAGTTTCTACTGTCACTGGATGATTCTGTGGATGAGACAGAAGCTGTTAAGCGCTACAATGATTACAAGCTGGAATTCCGGAGGCAGCAGATGCAGGACTTCTTTCTGGCTCATAAAGATGAGGAGTG gTTTAGGTCCAAATACCACCCTGATGAGGTGGGGAAGCGTCGGCAGGAGGCCCGAGGAGCCCTTCAGAACAGACTTCAGGTGTTCCTGTCTCTAATGGATAGTGGCTGGTTTGATAACCTCCTCTTGGACATTGACAAGGCTGATGCCATCATCAAGATGCTGGATGCAG CTGTGATTAAGATGGAAGGAGGCACAGAACATGATCTCCGGATTCTggaccaggaggaggaggaagagcagtcAGGGAAACCTGGAGAACCTGGCAAGAAAGAAGAAGGCCGGGGAGGCTTAGGGCTTGCTGATGGGGATCGAAAAACTGATAAAGATGATAAAGAGGACAGCAAACAG ACTGAGAATGACAGTACATCTGATGATAAAGCCAAAAAACCTGATGGTGATggagagaaagatgagaagaaagaagagccTGAGAAAGAGGCTAAGAAG AGCAGTAAGAAGCGGAACCGGAAGCACAGTGGGGATGACAGCTTCGATGAAGGTAGCGTGTCTGAGTCTGAATCTGAGCCAGAGAGTGTCCGGGCTGAGGAGGAGAAGGACGAAGCTG AAGAAGCTGCCAAGGAGAAGGAAAAGCCCAAGGAAGAAGAGCGAGAGAAACCTAAAGAGAAGCCCAAGGAAACGTTAGGATTGGAATTCAAACCCCGACCCCTGCACAAGACTTGTTCTCTCTTCATGCGAAACATTGCACCCAATATCCCTCGGGCTGAGATTATTTCT CTATGTAAGAAATACCCAGGCTTCATGCGTGTGGCTTTGTCAGAACCCCAGCCTGAGAGGAG ATTTTTCCGTCGGGGTTGGGTGACATTTGATCGAAGTGTTAACATCAAGGAAATCTGTTGGAACTTGCAGAATATCAGG CTTCGGGAATGTGAGCTGAGCCCTGGTGTGAATCGAGACCTAACTCGACGGGTTCGAAATGTCAATGGCATCACTCAACACAAACAGATTGTGCGAAATGACATCAAGCTGGCTGCCAAGCTGATTCACACACTGGATGATAGGACCCAACTCTGGGGAGCTGAGTCTGGGACTCCTCCCTTGCCCACG AGCCTGCCCTCTCAGAATCCAATCCTGAAGAATATCACTGATTATCTGATTGAGGAAGTGAGTGCTGAAGAGGAAGAGCTTCTGGGGAATAGTGGAGGTGGGGGGCCCCCTGAAGAGCCTCCCAAAGAGGGGAATCCAGCTGAGATTAATGTGGAACGAGATGAGAAGCTGCTTAAG GTTCTTGACAAACTCCTTCTGTACTTAAGAATTGTGCATTCTTTGGATTATTACAACACCTGTGAATATCCCAACGAGGATGAAATGCCTAACAGATGTGGCATCATTCATGTTCGAGGGCCTGTACCCCCAAATCGAATCAGCCATGGAGAAG TGGTAGAATGGCAGAAAACTTTTGAGGAGAAGCTGACGCCATTGTTGAGTGTTCGGGAGTCTTTGTCAGAGGATGAAGCCCAGAAGATGGGGCGGAAAGACCCTGAGCAGGAGGTGGAAAAATTTGTCACTTCCAACACCCAGGAGTTGGGCAAAGACAAGTGGCTATGCCCCCTCAGTGGCAAGAAATTCAAG GGCCCAGAGTTTGTACGTAAGCACATCTTCAACAAGCATgctgaaaaaattgaggaggTAAAGAAGGAGGTGGCTTTCTTTAACAATTTCCTTACTGATGCCAAGCGCCCTGCATTACCTGAAGTCAAGCCAGCTCAACCACCTGGTCCTGCTCAGA TACTCCCCCCAGGCCTGACAGGACTCCCCTACCCACACCAGACGCCCCAGGGCCTGATGCCTTATGGTCAGCCCAGGCCACCTATCCTTGGCTATGGAG CTGCTGCAGTCCGTCCCACAGTCCCTACAGGAGGACCCCCATATGGTGGCCCCCATGCTCCATATGGTGCTGGTCGAGGCAACTATGACTCATTCCGAGGCCAGGGTGGTTATCCTGGGAAACCCCGAAACCG GATGGTTCGTGGTGACCCAAGGGCAATTGTGGAATATCGTGACTTGGATGCCCCTGAAGATGTTGATTTCTTCTGA
- the SRRT gene encoding serrate RNA effector molecule homolog isoform X1, which produces MGDSDDEYDRRRRDKFRRERSDYDRSRERDERRRGDDWNDREWDRGRDRRSRGEYRDYDRNRRERFSPPRHELSPPQKRMRRDWDEHSSDPYHSGYEMPYAGGGGGPTYGPPQPWGHPDVHIMQHHVLPIQARPPDRAPPRLGSIAEIDLGVPPPVMKTFKEFLLSLDDSVDETEAVKRYNDYKLEFRRQQMQDFFLAHKDEEWFRSKYHPDEVGKRRQEARGALQNRLQVFLSLMDSGWFDNLLLDIDKADAIIKMLDAAVIKMEGGTEHDLRILDQEEEEEQSGKPGEPGKKEEGRGGLGLADGDRKTDKDDKEDSKQTENDSTSDDKAKKPDGDGEKDEKKEEPEKEAKKSSKKRNRKHSGDDSFDEGSVSESESEPESVRAEEEKDEAEEAAKEKEKPKEEEREKPKEKPKETLGLEFKPRPLHKTCSLFMRNIAPNIPRAEIISLCKKYPGFMRVALSEPQPERRFFRRGWVTFDRSVNIKEICWNLQNIRLRECELSPGVNRDLTRRVRNVNGITQHKQIVRNDIKLAAKLIHTLDDRTQLWGAESGTPPLPTSLPSQNPILKNITDYLIEEVSAEEEELLGNSGGGGPPEEPPKEGNPAEINVERDEKLLKVLDKLLLYLRIVHSLDYYNTCEYPNEDEMPNRCGIIHVRGPVPPNRISHGEVVEWQKTFEEKLTPLLSVRESLSEDEAQKMGRKDPEQEVEKFVTSNTQELGKDKWLCPLSGKKFKGPEFVRKHIFNKHAEKIEEVKKEVAFFNNFLTDAKRPALPEVKPAQPPGPAQIIHVPVRAVLPPGLTGLPYPHQTPQGLMPYGQPRPPILGYGAAAVRPTVPTGGPPYGGPHAPYGAGRGNYDSFRGQGGYPGKPRNRMVRGDPRAIVEYRDLDAPEDVDFF; this is translated from the exons ATGGGTGACAGCGATGATGAGTATGACCGAAGGCGAAGGGACAAGTTCAGAAGAGAACGAAGTGATTATGATCGTTCaagggagagagatgagagacgGAGAGGAGATGACTGGAATGACCG AGAATGGGACCGTGGGCGAGATAGGAGAAGTAGGGGAGAGTATCGTGACTACGATAGAAATCGTCGTGAACGTTTTTCTCCACCTCGTCATGAACTCAGTCCTCCACAAAAGCGAATGAGGCGAGACTG GGATGAGCACAGCTCTGACCCATACCACAGTGGCTATGAGATGCCTTATGCTGGGGGAGGTGGAGGCCCAACTTATGGCCCTCCTCAGCCCTGGGGCCATCCAGATGTCCATATTATGCAACATCATGTACTACCCATCCAGGCCAG ACCCCCCGACCGGGCCCCCCCCAGGCTGGGCAGCATCGCAGAAATCGACTTGGGTGTTCCACCACCTGTTATGAAGACCTTTAAGGAGTTTCTACTGTCACTGGATGATTCTGTGGATGAGACAGAAGCTGTTAAGCGCTACAATGATTACAAGCTGGAATTCCGGAGGCAGCAGATGCAGGACTTCTTTCTGGCTCATAAAGATGAGGAGTG gTTTAGGTCCAAATACCACCCTGATGAGGTGGGGAAGCGTCGGCAGGAGGCCCGAGGAGCCCTTCAGAACAGACTTCAGGTGTTCCTGTCTCTAATGGATAGTGGCTGGTTTGATAACCTCCTCTTGGACATTGACAAGGCTGATGCCATCATCAAGATGCTGGATGCAG CTGTGATTAAGATGGAAGGAGGCACAGAACATGATCTCCGGATTCTggaccaggaggaggaggaagagcagtcAGGGAAACCTGGAGAACCTGGCAAGAAAGAAGAAGGCCGGGGAGGCTTAGGGCTTGCTGATGGGGATCGAAAAACTGATAAAGATGATAAAGAGGACAGCAAACAG ACTGAGAATGACAGTACATCTGATGATAAAGCCAAAAAACCTGATGGTGATggagagaaagatgagaagaaagaagagccTGAGAAAGAGGCTAAGAAG AGCAGTAAGAAGCGGAACCGGAAGCACAGTGGGGATGACAGCTTCGATGAAGGTAGCGTGTCTGAGTCTGAATCTGAGCCAGAGAGTGTCCGGGCTGAGGAGGAGAAGGACGAAGCTG AAGAAGCTGCCAAGGAGAAGGAAAAGCCCAAGGAAGAAGAGCGAGAGAAACCTAAAGAGAAGCCCAAGGAAACGTTAGGATTGGAATTCAAACCCCGACCCCTGCACAAGACTTGTTCTCTCTTCATGCGAAACATTGCACCCAATATCCCTCGGGCTGAGATTATTTCT CTATGTAAGAAATACCCAGGCTTCATGCGTGTGGCTTTGTCAGAACCCCAGCCTGAGAGGAG ATTTTTCCGTCGGGGTTGGGTGACATTTGATCGAAGTGTTAACATCAAGGAAATCTGTTGGAACTTGCAGAATATCAGG CTTCGGGAATGTGAGCTGAGCCCTGGTGTGAATCGAGACCTAACTCGACGGGTTCGAAATGTCAATGGCATCACTCAACACAAACAGATTGTGCGAAATGACATCAAGCTGGCTGCCAAGCTGATTCACACACTGGATGATAGGACCCAACTCTGGGGAGCTGAGTCTGGGACTCCTCCCTTGCCCACG AGCCTGCCCTCTCAGAATCCAATCCTGAAGAATATCACTGATTATCTGATTGAGGAAGTGAGTGCTGAAGAGGAAGAGCTTCTGGGGAATAGTGGAGGTGGGGGGCCCCCTGAAGAGCCTCCCAAAGAGGGGAATCCAGCTGAGATTAATGTGGAACGAGATGAGAAGCTGCTTAAG GTTCTTGACAAACTCCTTCTGTACTTAAGAATTGTGCATTCTTTGGATTATTACAACACCTGTGAATATCCCAACGAGGATGAAATGCCTAACAGATGTGGCATCATTCATGTTCGAGGGCCTGTACCCCCAAATCGAATCAGCCATGGAGAAG TGGTAGAATGGCAGAAAACTTTTGAGGAGAAGCTGACGCCATTGTTGAGTGTTCGGGAGTCTTTGTCAGAGGATGAAGCCCAGAAGATGGGGCGGAAAGACCCTGAGCAGGAGGTGGAAAAATTTGTCACTTCCAACACCCAGGAGTTGGGCAAAGACAAGTGGCTATGCCCCCTCAGTGGCAAGAAATTCAAG GGCCCAGAGTTTGTACGTAAGCACATCTTCAACAAGCATgctgaaaaaattgaggaggTAAAGAAGGAGGTGGCTTTCTTTAACAATTTCCTTACTGATGCCAAGCGCCCTGCATTACCTGAAGTCAAGCCAGCTCAACCACCTGGTCCTGCTCAGA TAATTCATGTTCCGGTCCGTGCTGTACTCCCCCCAGGCCTGACAGGACTCCCCTACCCACACCAGACGCCCCAGGGCCTGATGCCTTATGGTCAGCCCAGGCCACCTATCCTTGGCTATGGAG CTGCTGCAGTCCGTCCCACAGTCCCTACAGGAGGACCCCCATATGGTGGCCCCCATGCTCCATATGGTGCTGGTCGAGGCAACTATGACTCATTCCGAGGCCAGGGTGGTTATCCTGGGAAACCCCGAAACCG GATGGTTCGTGGTGACCCAAGGGCAATTGTGGAATATCGTGACTTGGATGCCCCTGAAGATGTTGATTTCTTCTGA